The sequence ggtgcAGGGAAGGAACAGAGGGTTCTAGCTCAGGGAGGCATCTCTGCTAGGGACGAGGCTGCTGCTTCCCTGGGGAGAGGGGCCCTGGCAGACTCCCTTTGGTCCGTGGTGAGGCAGGCCCAGGGCCCTTTCtccagagagggaaggaggtgtGGGCCCAAGGGGAGGTGGGAGCGGGGAGCTGCTGCCGGGGGTGGGCTGGGTTCTCTGGCACAAGGAGCCAGGGTCGCTGAGGCTGTCAGAAGTGGACTGGGAAGTCCGCTGGATTGGGAAGGAACCAAGCCTCAACGGGGACTCAAGGGCCACGGCCCACCTCCCTTCCAGGTCCCCTTTGGCCTGGGGCTGCCCCTGGGTGGAAGGCTCTTCCTAAGGCCCAGAGACACTCACTTGGGAGGGAGGGGACCAGGGAGGCCAGACAGTCTCCAACTGGGCAAAGAGAGCCTGGCAGTTACAGCCCTGGGGCTCAGGCTGAGGAGGTGCTGCTCTTCCAATGTGGGCCTCTGCCCCTCTGCTCCCCTGGCTGTGGCCAAGCCAGAGGACGATGGGGGCCTAATTCCCTGTCTGGAGCAGAACTACCTTTAGAAAATTCTAAACACTCTGCCCTGGTCagggaaacagaaacaaattgtCAAGTAAggtgccaaaaacaaaacaaaacaaacacctgGGCATAAATAATGAGGGCGGGGCAGACAGGGTGTGTGAGGGCTGAGAGGGGCCCCTACCTGGGGGCGGAGGGAACCCCTGGGAGCCATCTCAGAACCACAGGTGCCCCCTGAGCACCGTTAGCAGGAGCGCTGGGTGGTCAGACCCACTCCTGCAGCGAGCGCTTGCAGTAGAGCAGTACACGTGGCGCACCCTTGCGCTGCATCTGCACCAGTGCGTAGGTGAGGCCCAGGAcgcagagcagcagcagcagtggcaccagcaccatcaccacGTTCACCGTCCGTGCCACCTCCTCCATCTGCACCACCACGCGGCTGCCCCCGTCCTTGTTGACCCCGGCCCCAAagtccccatccccatcccccatGTCGCCCTCTGCGCTGTCTGCTCCGGGCTCTGCACCCCCATGGGGGTTGAAGGGCGGCCGGGCCACGTCGGGCCATCGGGGGCCTGGCTCCACGTGCTCCTGGCAGCCCATGAAGTCCCGCAGGATGGACTTGGGGTAGCCGGGCTCCATCCGCAGGCGCTCATTGTCGAATTTCCAGTATTTGGTGCCCTTGTAGAAGTAGGTGTAGGCTGCAGGGGCAAGGAGGCCAGAGTGGCGTCAGGTTGAGCTGAACCACCAGTGAGAACAATCAAAGGCCAGGACATGCTGAGGGTTTCAAAACACCCTTCTTCTCATTTGCTTCCCTGAGTATTTTCAAATCTGCCCCTTCTCAACTTGCATGAGTCAGATTGAGGCTCAGAGGGCTTTGGGCTAAGGGTACGACTAGAACCCTGGGCTTCCTGACCAGACTGACATTAGCTGGGGCAGGGCCTGGAAGGGTCCTATAGCCTGCTGGGTTGGGGGCTGCAGTCAGGGATCCTGCTGCCCCTTCCGAGAACTGGCTTTACCTCACACCATAGAGGTTCGGGgtcttgctcaaggccacacagcaccCCACAGTTGTTCTAGAGCGGAAGGAACCTGGTGCTGCCTTGGGCTGGCTCTCTGGCCTTGGGCACCTTGCCAGCATCCCATCAATACCAGGCAAGGCCAGCTTTCAATCAAGGGGTGAGCACAAGAGATCAGAGCAGCTGCAAAGTGCCAAGCTCACATACAGAAGCTGTGTAACCGGCCTGAGCACTGGCAAAGCAGGCAGGGTCCCCcctgagtcacccaggctggagtacagtggtgcgatcacggctcacagcagccttgacctcccagactcaagcaatcctccgaccGCAGCCTCCtaaataactgggactataggtgcaagccaccacacctggctgatttaaaatatttttttgtagagacagagtctcgctatgttatccaggctggtctcgaactcctggactcaagcgatcctcttgcatCGTCCTCtccaagagctgggattacaggtgtaagccactacacctggctggtTTTTCTTAAATGCACTAGAGACCTTGCTAGAGAAACAGAAGAGGCACAGCTCCCTGTCTCTTGGTTATAATGACAGAGACAGGGCTTTCCTTCTAGGTAGGTGAGTGATGACCTGGGAGGATTTTCACCCCTAACACTCTGAGCCAAGCCTGCCCCACTCAGGCTCAAGGCTCCCCTAGGATTGCCTGGGGGTGGCTGGACTCTGTGGGCATCAGGGCAGTTCCGAGCTCCAGCTCTGGACGCAGGCAGGACTGGCCTGGAATCCTAACTCCGCACCTCCCTGGCTGTGGGATTTGGGGCACTCTGCTCAAGCTCTCTGGTTTATTAGTTTGCCTGTCTGTAAAAAGGGAATTTTAACTATGCAGGAAAGACCAGGGTGTCAAGCTGGGTAAGCTCCCAGCCCAGAGCGTGACACAGCGTGTCTCCCATACACACCATCACAGTGccgggtgaccttgggcaagccctGCCCCATGGTGTGTGTAGCAGGGGGTATTAGGTGCTGGGCAAACTGGGAGGGACTGGCCAGGTACCTGCATCATTGCTCAGGAAGGCCCCTTTAGGGGAGGCAGGGATCCCCTGCCAGACACTGATGGGCTTAGGGTACCCAGGGTCTCCACGCTGTGTCTCCTCGTTGAAGCGCCAGTACCTGTGAACAAAAGCACCAGGCTGTGGGCCTAGAGACCCTGCTTGGGACAGGACCCATTCCCCACAGGCAGTGGATTCTTTCCGGGTAGGCCTGAGGTTGAGGGGGGCCTAGCTGGGGCCTTCTCCCCTTAGGGGAGGGGCGCACTGCTCACCTGTCCTCTTGGAAGAAGAAGGTGTGGCCTGTGGGCTCCCACCAGATGGCTGTGTCAATGCGGTCATAGGGGATGCCCAAGCCATAGCTGGTCAGCGGCTGTGGGTAGCCGGGCTCCAGGTTCGCTTCTCGAAAGAGCCAGTAGCGGTCACCTGAAGGAGGGGTGGCAGGCACAGTGAGGACAGGCCTGGGGCTGAGGGGTGTGTGCAGGAAAAGAATGCTCTTCTGGGCCCACAAAATCACACTCACACCCCTCTACATATCCATGACAACATACAATGAGATCACCCGCGCATCACACGCCGCACTCACAGACACCTGAGGCACACTTGTTCCCATGAGCAAGAGTCACCCGCTCACACTCATACACACCACATGCCATCCACAGCCCTTGCTTCCATGTGCACATCCACCCCCGCACATATAGTTCTTGTATGGGGAGGGGGCTGCCTGGCCTCTGGGTCTGGGGGCTGTGTCCCTGGAGCACACCCGCAGCCCTCACAGTGTGTGGCCCAGGGCTCCCTGCTTTTAGTGTGGGGCCAGCCCTGTCCTCAGGGAGTTCCTGCCTCGCTGAAGCTCAGGACAGTGGGGTCAGAGCCCCGGTGGATCCATCACGGGGCACTGCCCtgcaagacctcgtctctgcaGACAGACCACAGAAATCTGGTCCCGGAGTGGGCTGGGGGCACCTGTTCTTATGAGTATGGGGCTGCAGGAGGCAAAGAGGCAAGGACAGAGGGAAGCAGGACTGAGCCCTTTGCTGCACAAGGTGGCCAGGCACTTCTGGGTTGCAGGTCCAACTCTGCCCCCGGCCTCTATCTTCCTGCCGTCCCGCCTTGCTGCCATGTCCCCATCCTCCCGGAGTGAGCTCACAGTGGGGGCACAGGACCAGACATGCAATGCAGCCCTTCACCTCCTCTTCTCTCGGATCCAGCAGGGTCAGAGGTCATGGCAGGAAGGGTGCCCAACCCCCTAACCCTACCCCTGCTCACCTTTGAAAAAGACAAAACGACCGTCTTGGCGCTCGTAGGCTGCACTGATGTCACCGGGCAGACCACGCCAGAAGTGCCCGATGGGCATGGGATAGTTGTCCAGGACGCGGTTGTGCCGGACTCGCCAGAACCAGCGGCCCTGGGGAGGGCGTGGTGTGAGTGGGCAGCGCAGGCAAGTTGCCTTGGCCGGGAAAGGTGCCATCCTCAAACCACCCCTTCCCAGGTGAGGGTGGGCCCAAAGAGAGGACACTGAGATACTGAGGCAGGCAGTGGCTTGGAAAGCCAGGGCTGCACAGAAACAGAGCCCTGAGCTGGGGAGCTGGCACCAGggcttgctgtgtgaccctgggcaagtccctcaacctcttgggctggATTCCTCCCCATCTAGAGCTGAGGGCTTAGTGGCTCCCTGGGGCCTGCTGAGTGAGGGTGGGACAGGGGGCCCAGAGTAGCCAGGGAAAAGGCTCAGGGACAGGCATGGGAGGCGGGGCCAGACCTTGAACACGAACATCTCCCCGCGAAGCATGGCCACTGTGTCAAAGTCCCCGTCGCAGATGTTGGGGCCATACTGGTCAGGCCGCTCTGTGGCTCGGGGCTGGACTGGAGGGCCTGGCTTTGGGGGCCGCTCTGGCTTCCCAcctgggggtggtggctggggaggccgGGGCGGCCGGTGATCGGGCCGGCCTGGGCGCCGTGGCGTCACAGTGGGGAGAGGCTGGGTGGGCTGTGGCTGACCGTCTGGGGTACCTGCAGAGAGGCAGGGGTTCAGAAGTGAGGTCTGTGTTCCTACTCAGAACCCTGGGGCCCGGGGCCCCCAGCACAGGCCCACCCAGGTGGAAAGTAAAATCCTGTCCATCTACAGCAGACCCCTCCCCAACACCTGCCTCCATCCTCGGTGGGACCTGGGTACTCCTCCTTCTAGCCCCTCCTCGACCTCCCCACACTGACCTTGGGTCACTGTGCTCCTGAGGGTGTCTACCTGCATGTCCCCTTGGGGACATTCCCCTTGGGATGCCAGCCTGCTCCAGCAGAGGCTCCAGGCCCTGGCTTCAGGTGTTTTGGACTCTGCATTTCCAAGTTGCTGGGGATGCAGCAAGGGGTGCCCGTCAAGTGCCCAGCATGGCAGGAGGTGCCAGCCCCGAGGAGGGCTCGGTGTGGGCACAGAGTGCCTTGACCTACTGAACTGGCCCAGGGGACCTCACTGCTGGAGACTTTCTCGGGTGGGCCCTGGGTGGGGGGGTGGCACTTCctcaaagccactgggaagtgaTAAACCAGTAGCACTGTGGACAGAGTGGTGACAGGCTCAGGCTGGGAGTGACGGTGGGAGGAGGCGGGTCCTGGGATCCCCCAGGCCCTTGTGGTCTAGTAAGAATACCACCAAgggtgaggaggagaggagggtcaTGAGGAAGCTGTGTCCCTTCAAGGCCTCTAGCCTGCAGCCACAGCCTCAAGTGAGGCCCAGGCCCTGGAGGCAGCCTGCCCTGGGTTTCATTTCCAGTACCACCATTTATTCCCCAAATGATGTGGACAAGTCACTAATCCTCACTGGGCCTTGggttcctcatctacaaaatggggatgACAGCAATGCCTACTCCTCATTGGGCAGGGACTTGAGAGCGGCATGCAGAGCCCGCTGGTCACAGCCCACACACCGTAGAGCTGCTGGATGCCACGGAGATCGTCCTCGGGCAGCTTGAAGTTGTCGACGTCCTTCCACTGGTAGAACGGCGCCATGATGGCATTGGGGTTGCTGGAGTGCTCCAGCCCCAGCGCGTGGCCCAGCTCATGCACTGCCACCAGGAAGAGGTTGTTTCCTTTTGGGGAGAGAAGGGGGGCAGCACAGTCAGCTCTGGCCAGTCCCAGGACTCAATCACCCTGGACCCTCCAGGCTGAGGCTGCCAGAGAGCCTGCCCTTGCTTCCCTCTTGGAAGAGGCTGAGCTCTTTCAGTCTACAACAACCCCATCTGAGAAATGGGTACAATCATCCTTTCTTGCCTCCCCTTGGAGATGGTGGGACAACAGACTGAAATCGAGTGTAGTGATCCAGAGACAAACACAGGGGAACTCTCTCCTCCCAGCCCCGTGGCTGCTGAACCCACTCAGCAGGGTGTTGTTGCCCAGCTCCGGGGCCACCTGCCCTGCCCCTCACCCTGGCCAGCTGTCCTCACCATGCAGGTCAGTGCTGGAGAAGGTCCAGGGCTCATCTGCGTCAAAATGGGTGTCCCCGCCCAGGCCGGGGCCAGGGAAATAGGCGTGGGCCAGAAAGCCACCGGTGCCATCAAATGGCGAGCTGTCACCGTGGAAGCCAGAGGCAAAGAGTACCATGATGTCGGCCTCCTTCTGTCGCCGCAGCCGGATGTCTTCATAGGGCACCTCCTGGAAGACCAGGGGCGTGGCCTGCTCCCACACGCGGAAGGCCCTGCGCACCGCCTCCATGGAGTGGTACCAGCCCAACTTCTCCGTGTAGTTCTGGATGCTGGGGATGGATGGGAGATGAGTGAGCGGATGCAGGGCCAAGGGCCTACTATCCTCTGCTGGCATGTTCCCAAGAGCGCATGCAAGGTCATCAACAAACCCGTCATTATCAATTGGCAGTTTGCTTTGATGTAAATCATAATTCGAATGTGTCAAATCCAGGAGATCATGAAGATCATTAAATTAAGATTGCATTGTGGCAAATAAACTGATTTTAACTAAGCGAGACATTAAGTAAACTAAAATACAGGTGCTATGTGGCTGGGGGAAAAGTCTAGAAAATGGGATACACATGGGTGAGGTTTGGGAAACAGGCTGAGCAGTTCTCAATGTTGAGCTCCAGGGTCAGGCAGACCTGAGTTCAAGGCCTGGCTCTAACagtatctgtgtgaccttgggtaagtgaCTCTCTGatttccagtttctttctttctttctttctttttgagatggagccttgttctgtcacccgggctggagtgcagtggtgcaatctcggctcactgcaacctccacttcctgggttcaagttagtctcctgcctcagcctcccaagtagctgggattacaggcatgcaccaccacacctggctaattttgtatttttagtagagacggggtttttccatgttggtcaggctggtctcgaactcccgacctcagctgatccacctgtcttggcctcccaaagtgctgggattacaggtgtgagccactgtgcctggccaatttccaGCTTATCTGTTAAGTTagaaaagagtgtgtgtgtgtgtgtgtgtgtggtgggggggggTACTTTCTTCACAGGGTTCCAGTGAGGATTAGAGGAAGTAAGTTGTAGCCAGAGACTGCATTTGATGACGTATGGTGAGGCCTGCTCTTACCTATACAAATCAGATTCAGCTCTGTGTGCTAGAGAGGCTTCCATTAAACCTGAAGGGAATATTTTAGCTGGTTGGACCTTGAATTCATTCTGGGGGCTTGAGGTCTAAGTGACCATGGGAACCACTCTTCCTTGGGAGATGGAGCTCAGAGttgggacagagccagactggaACAAGGGGAGCCCTTGGGGACAACCACATGGCCCAAGGCACACTTGGCTGGGGGGTTTTCTTGCTCAAGAACTCAGCAAAAAGGATGAGGGCCCCTGAACCAAGGATTCTGCAGGTGACTTGCTGCCTGTTCACTTGATGGATGCCTGGATTCCTGCACCCTAGCCGTCCCCCGCCCCTTGCCAGTCTGTGCTGGGGCACTAGCCCAGCTGTGCCCAGTGAGGCCAGCCCCTGCCtgcagggaggtgggaggtggggaaggacAGGGCAGAAGTAGCCTGAAGGGTCCTGACCTTCCCTCGAGGGAGACTACCTGGCATGTGTGGCTGGTCTCATCAGCGTGAAAGCGGGCTGGACTGTTGAGGCTGGGTGCCCTGAGGTGGGCTCTGGGAAAGGAGGCCTGAGGCTCGGCCTGCTGAGGAGCAGATGCCTCCCTGGGCAGCTGAGCCCCCTACCTGAAGGTCAGATGGTGGTTGTTCCACTTCCTCCCGGTGAGGGCATAGCGCTTCCGCCGCCGCCGCAGATTGGCTTTCACTCGTACCCCGAACTGGTCTGGCACCCCACAGCGGGGCCGCTTCATCCACCTGGGACACAGACACAGAAGGGTGAACACAGAGCCTCCCCTCCACACACCTGCCTGTTCTGGCACTGCCACTTCCAGGCTTCCCAGCTGCCCCTCCTATGACATGGTGGGGACAGGGGACTCTCAGCTTCAACTTCCagtaaaatgggcaaaatgccTATATTGGAAGACTGAGTGCCCAGGAGTGGCTCAGTCAAGGTGAGCCCTTCTCTCATCACCCAGTAATGGAGGGTCGCTCAAGGCCTTCTGTCCCGGATACGTTATGCTCTGTGCGTTCTTTTAGGGACATGGCTTTAGGTCATGTCACTTATTAGATTCATAGCCATGCCTAGCTATGATTTCCCTTCCACAGTTCCTGTACTGCACCTCCACACTCCCCTGGCCATAtcagacatcactaatcactgTGCTCCTTACTGCCAAGGCCTGGATTCTGCCCCTGGAGCTTTCTCAATACAAGGCTTTGGGCAGCCACTCCAACCAATCAGAAGTGACATGGAGGACCAAACCATTTGGCATCTCTTGTCTAGGTCACTCTTTTCTGGAAACTCCACAGGCTGAGCCCTCTTGAGAGCAGGCCAGATGGAAGGCAGGTGCCTGTGGGGTCTGGATGGTGGAGGGAACTCACTCCTTGGTCTCTTCATCGAGCACACCGGTGACTGGGATCCCGTAGAAGCGCTGCATCTCTGCAAGGGCCGAGGCCAAGATCTGGGCGGAACGCATGGTGGACATATGGCGGCTGGGCTGGGGCAGGTAGCCATAAAGCCGCAGCCAGTTCTGCAAAGAAGCCGCAACTCCGTCAGCAGATCTTGGCACTGCTACCTCCAAACATGCACAGCCTGTGCCGACCGcttcccaccacctccaccaccgcTGCCCTATCTGAGCCATCATCACCTCCTGCCCAGGTGACCGTGTGAGCCTCAGCACCCTCCTCCCAGTCATCTCTCCTCACATAAGAGCCAGAACAAAGGCCAGGTCAGGTCTGATCAATCCTCTGCTTAGAACCCTCTGAAGATTTCTCATTGCAAAGGAAAAGCCATTTGTACAAGAGCCACAAggccctcactctgtcaccccaccTTAGCTGGCCCTCACCACCATCCACCTCAGCCGGGCATGCTCCTGCCGcaggggcctttgcacttgctgcccCTGCTGCCTGATGCACTCTCCCGCCAGACAACTGTGTGGCTTTCATCCTCATTTTCTTCAGGTCGCTGTTTCAATACCACCTTATCTAAGAGGTGTTCTCTGACATGTTAAAAAGGCCCCATCAGCTATACCCTGCagccccctccttcctcccatgCTTATCACCCATCTGATGCACTGTACATTTCAATTAGGTGTTTGCTATTTGTCTTCCCCCATTAGGACAGAAGCTGTGTCCACAGTAGCTGACAACTGCACAGGCCCCTCTAGGGTGGGCCCCTACCAGGCCAAGGACCCAAAAGGATTCAGGACCTTTTGACGCCTTACTCTTTGGCACTGCTCCCCAAAGACCTTAAATCTCCTGGAAGGAGTGGACAAATGCAGGTACCCACCCAGGCTTGAAGGTAGGACAGAAGCCTGAAGCCCCGTCCCTGCTCCGCTACAAACTCTTTATTCTCCTTGGGCCCCAGCTTCCTCACCTATAGAATGGGGAACCATGGGCTGTTGAGGGGTGAGGTTTGAGGAAAACAGCCTTGGAAAAAGCTGGTACACAATGGGTGTACCCTTCCCTTTCTAGGGCTTGCTTGGCAAGTCTTCTCATCCATCCACCACCCACCCTGCCAGATGTTTCTGAACACCCTCTGTGCCAGCTGGGGGCCATGGGAGGGCTAGGCTGAGGCATCCTGGCCTTCAGGAACTTACAGTCTCCCTGGGAGACCCAGCACACCTATATAAAGCAAGGAACCCATACCCCACAGGTTGCACAGCCAAGCCAGAGGGCAGAGCCAGGCCAAGCTATGGTAGAGAAGGGATTCTGCCCTGCCTGCTTCATGTCCTCAAGCCCTCAAGAGCACGGTGACCGCCACGGGAGGCAGTGACCAGAGGCCAGGGGCTGCCCTGGACCTTGGACACTGCAAGTGTCTGACTTGTCTGGGTTTCTGGGGGTCTCCAGAGTGAGAAGCCCTTAAGGCCGGCACTCTGAGTGCTCTGGGATGTGAGGGCTGCACCCCAAGGGCCCAGGGAGCAGGGCagtagctggacacagtggttgCTTTAGGCTGACAGCCACATCTGCCTGCCACCAACGTTACATCTAATACCTCAGGCACTTGTTTTCCGGTGCCATCCACCAGCCCAGCCCTGGCACCCGGCCAGGGCCCTGGTGTGGCTGGGCAGGCCAGCTCAGTGGTACCCAGGCTGCTGACAGACGGAGCAGCTGCTGACCCAAGGAGGGGTAGCATGGAGAAGCTGCCAGGGTCACAGACTGGATGTGCAGccacagctttgaggcctctcagGACCCGGGAAACAGCCCCAGAGCAATGAGGTGGAAATGCAGAGCTGAGAAACCACCACCAGCTCTGGGGACAGGTGGAGCTAGGCAGACCCTGGCTTGGCTATTTCCGAGGTGTGACTCCACCTCCTCATCTCTCAGTTGGTCATCAGTAACAGGGGGGTTGCACCAGGACCTGCCTCATCTCCTGGGTTTCTGTGAGGAGGAATTGTAAAGTGCACGCTAGTGCCTGACACCACCTTGGGCAGCAGATGGTGCTCGACAAACGTGCAAATGACAGAGACCAGAGGCCTGTGTGGTTGTCCCTGGGGCAGGCAGCCTTTGGCCTCCTCGACCCATCATTGACCAAGAGGGCTGATGGGTCTGGACTTCTCAAGACTGGTGATGGGCCAGGCTCCACCAGGACCCCAgagtggagggaggcaggaggcccCTAGGACCCCTCCACTAGCACTCCTCACCTCTGGCCCAGGGCGCATTCCCACAGCTCAATAAGATACTGGCAATGTCGTGGGTACCCTCCCTGTTCTTCCCAAGCATGGGAAACCTCTCCCAAGACTCCTGTGCTGGAAGGTGTGGAGCGGCAGATCCACCATCCTTAAAGGACAGTTTTCCTGAAGGTACTTGGGGAGATCTAGAAGGCGAGGCCATGATGCTCAGCGAGCTCTAACGGCAAAgggaatgcagctggaggctggggGAGTGGTGGGGGACTGGCTGCTGGCAGATGAGGGCACCTCTACATCACTTATTTGCATAAGGTAAAAATATCTCTGGGAGCACAATCATGGGCCACGGAGGGGCTGATTAGCGGTATCTGCGGAGCGACaggaggggagggtgggggaggatCAGGCTGGGGCCCTGGGGAGGAAAGCGAGGGAGCTGGCCTGTCTGCAGTGAAGAGCTCCAGAGACCGGCAGAGGGGCCCCTTCAACCCCGGGGCCAGCTCAGGGGCTGCCAGGAGGGTCCCAAGGGCACTATGGACCCTCCACACAGAGAAAACAGTATTGAGTTCCAGGGAAGTCAAGAGCTTCCATCTCACTATCAGTCAAGCTTGAACCCTCAGCCACCTGGGGAGAAGAGCCAGAGGCTGAGGATGGGGCACCCCTTGGGCAATGATTGGGGGAGTTGGGGGGTGGTAGGCAGAAACACGGCCTTGGCGCAGACCACGCAAACCTCTGGATAACAAGGCGAAGATGACAGAGCATGCCTGACTGGCGAAAGTGTGCTCAGGGTGGCTGAATGCCAAGTGCCCATAAATCTGCCCGGGTGGCAGCAA comes from Symphalangus syndactylus isolate Jambi chromosome 11, NHGRI_mSymSyn1-v2.1_pri, whole genome shotgun sequence and encodes:
- the MMP15 gene encoding matrix metalloproteinase-15 codes for the protein MGSDRSAPGRPGWTGSLLGDREEAARPRLLPLLLVLLGCLGLGVAAEDAEVHAENWLRLYGYLPQPSRHMSTMRSAQILASALAEMQRFYGIPVTGVLDEETKEWMKRPRCGVPDQFGVRVKANLRRRRKRYALTGRKWNNHHLTFSIQNYTEKLGWYHSMEAVRRAFRVWEQATPLVFQEVPYEDIRLRRQKEADIMVLFASGFHGDSSPFDGTGGFLAHAYFPGPGLGGDTHFDADEPWTFSSTDLHGNNLFLVAVHELGHALGLEHSSNPNAIMAPFYQWKDVDNFKLPEDDLRGIQQLYGTPDGQPQPTQPLPTVTPRRPGRPDHRPPRPPQPPPPGGKPERPPKPGPPVQPRATERPDQYGPNICDGDFDTVAMLRGEMFVFKGRWFWRVRHNRVLDNYPMPIGHFWRGLPGDISAAYERQDGRFVFFKGDRYWLFREANLEPGYPQPLTSYGLGIPYDRIDTAIWWEPTGHTFFFQEDRYWRFNEETQRGDPGYPKPISVWQGIPASPKGAFLSNDAAYTYFYKGTKYWKFDNERLRMEPGYPKSILRDFMGCQEHVEPGPRWPDVARPPFNPHGGAEPGADSAEGDMGDGDGDFGAGVNKDGGSRVVVQMEEVARTVNVVMVLVPLLLLLCVLGLTYALVQMQRKGAPRVLLYCKRSLQEWV